Genomic window (Helianthus annuus cultivar XRQ/B chromosome 3, HanXRQr2.0-SUNRISE, whole genome shotgun sequence):
ATTAACTCAGATTCAAGAACATTAATCCAGCTCATTCCCTAGAACTTTATCCGGGCCTCATGAATATTATATGCAAAATTGGTGATGAcatcttgtaacacctcgaagTTTCAATTAACGAGTTTTGTATTGTTATTAGATATGAAATAGAAAAGGACTTTTGTGCATGGATTTATAAAAGTTCGTAAAAGGCATATTGATAATTTCGGTTGAAACCTTAAAGGATAAAAAAGTGTCATTGCCTCCTCAAAATGTCATTTGCAAGTTTTCCCATTTTttgttagagagagaaagagctaTATAGAGAAACATCTTATTTAAGCTTACTCACCTGATTTCTTCACGGTTTCACTATAAGGGAAGCATATGGTGGAGTGTGATAAACACCTACGTGCCTTGTTCTAGTTGTTACCGAGTAAAACATAGATTTTGGAGTTGTTTTGCTCGAAAGTTGGTTCAAACCCATTCAAAGATATGGTTTTCGTTTAAAGTTCATACGTTCACGACTAATGATGCATGTACTTATAATAAACATTCATTTTGAAGCATTCGGGTATATAAGTTGGAATCTTGAGTATTTTTAGGTATACATCATGTAGCCACAGCAAACAGGTTGATCTAGGGTTTCTGCGAAGAGATAGACATTAATTATGTTTTCGTATTTGTTCTTGCTAAAAGATAGCCTTTGTGTGAATAATAGACTTTCGTTTGATAGTTTTCGCTTGGTCTTGTCTAGGCATGGAAATTAAACCCTTACTCAATGGTTTAACATGTTGTAGGTTCAAGTCATGCTTCTCCATTGTTCACAATGTCCTTAAGTTATATATCTCCTCATGTTTTTATGTTACCATATGGAGCAGTGGAAATATCGAACCGGTCATAACGAAATAAATAATGGAGTAACATTTGTTAGGCAATAAAAGACGAAGTAACAGAATACAATTTATTAAAAACGACATAAATATATCTGCCTCAACAACAACAATATATTaatggtaaaaaattaataataaagatattgatattaatattaatattaaattattaataatatatttctttccattccttgaaggaatgaaaaaaaaacgcCTACCAAGGAATGATCtattccattaccacatgataaccaaacatgttcTTTTCATTTCATCAGAATGATCTATTTCATTCTGCCTTCAGTTCCTTCATAACGCTACCTTATGTTTGAATACCAAAGTAGAGATTTGATTCAAATATTCATATTAGAAATAAGATCCCTTGAATAAATCCAGTTAGTAACATCAAGTACTTAACCGGATCATCAAAACAGTACAGATTCGAGTCTTACAAAGTAAACAATAGAATATGTTTTAGAAATAAACTAGCATTTAGGACACGCGCTTTGCGGGGGGCCTGTTAAATCGAACAAAAAGTAGACGTAAACACTTTGAACCACGTACACACGTTAAGACCAAAATGTAAAAGATAGTAAAGAATGACTAAGTCAACTTATGATTCGCGCGTTGCGACGGACCattaaattgcaaaaaaaaatacGTTAAATCACACAAGCATGTTCTAGCTTATACCGAGTCTAAGCAgataaaaatatacacaaaaaGCATGACCAACAAAACAAAATATACAGCCACATAAATCAGAAACTTGTATCAAAAAAATTGAATAGTAATATTGTCGAAAAgaacttgattttttacttttaacccaaaggtttttacatTTTACAACTTTAAcgctacataatttgtttttttaactttaacccaaaagtttttatTATACTATTAACaaaaaggtttttaccttttacaattttaaccctacataatctGTTTTTTAaactttaacccaaaagttttcattatttgcaatttaacttcacaacttttgtcacttatacttttcatctttcgcaattttttgttttacgtatagttctaaatttttcgagttaatgcGACGCAGCGTacgagtgtggttcaacttttttatgttttgtttcagattttgcaagttaacacggcgcaacgtgcatgtgtggttcaacgtttttacctctattttttcatgtttgacaggtttgtCGCAACACTCAGATCCTAtatcgagtcagtgttggtggtcggtGACGGTTGTGTGAcgttagtactatttgacaccattttacgccccgccgcaacgcagggtgtgctttggggtttttcaaagaaaaaatggttatgcatatggttgttgtaaccttggctttgagggttttccaaaaaaaaatggatttttttttttactttttacccaaaagttcataaattacttttaacccaaaactatttgttttttttttacttttaacccaaactttttatcttttgcaatctatcctcacaactttttttactttcaactttggtcctttatagttttcattttccgcaattttttcgctttatgcttggttctaaatgttgtgacttaacacatcgcaacgtgcgtctttgatttaacgtttttacatttcgttctaaattttgcgagttaacacgacgaaacatgcgtgtgtgggtgaacgtttttacaacgtctattttttcccgtttaacaggtttaacataacgtgcgagtcctagatcgacttagttataattAAAGAATCTCCGCCGCGTTGCGACGGACCGCAATTCTAGTTAGATCTTTAAATGGTGTGTagtatttaattatttatataagaTAATATTATATATGTAGCCTTATTTGATTCTAACACGCAATCTGTAATGAATTTCCAATCTCCAAACCGTCAACTACGATGATAAGGTTGTATTTATTACCTTAGGAAAAACATGCCTAGATGGCTAAAGGGGGTgggtgtgtatatatacatatattattcAGAAATTACCAAAATAGATCTATCTTGCTAAAACTTGGCGTGGAGAAAACCCATCATCGGATATATCAGTGAACAAATCATCACTCTTACACAACGCGTAAACAATATCCACCATACTCGGTCTTCTTGAAGGATCCCTATGTAAACACGCGATCGCGATTGCCATAACATTCATCACACCATCCATTGAGCAAGATTCCTTCAATATAACATTATCAACAAACCCTTTTAGCATATTCTTGTGTTTCTCGTCATTCCCATTAAAATTGGCATATGCCTCTACCCACAACGCCTTTCCCTCGTCATCCACGGCTTCCCTCCCGGAAATGAGCTCAAGTAAAATAACCCCAAAAGAGAAAACATCCATCTTAGTTGACACAATTCCATCAGCTAAGTATTCGGGAGCAATATATCCTTGAGTTCCCACAATATGCATTGTTATAGCATTGCATCCTGATTTAGCTAGCCCAAAATTGGCAATCTTGGCTCTCATTTGTGCATCCAAGAGAATATTACTACTCTTGACATCTTTGTGCACGACTCTTGGTATGGTGTGTTCATGGATGTATTGAAGACCGTTGGCTATATCAACCGCGATTCTTAGTCTTTGTTTCCAACTTAGTGTTTCTGACTTGCTATCGTGCAATCTTGTATATAGAGATCCATTTTCGAGATACTCGTAAACTAGATAGCAATTTGCATCTTCAGAATCTATGCAAAATCCTTCCAATATCACCAAATTTCCATGGTTTATCTTCAAAGGAAGAATAATAATAACATCAAGGTTATAGCCATTTAAAACATTGTCAATTCACAAATTAAATACAagttctcttttttttttcttttctatcgagagaagaaataaataaaaattcaaaaattaattTATTGTTTTATCTTGAAACTTATGAAGTACTAGATAAGGGAGAGGAAGTAGTCCCACTTTTCCCTATTTTCCTACATGACACATGAGTACAAAATTACAAATCTTAGAACATATAAAGAAAATGAGAAACAACTCACCAACCTAACAATTTAATAATTCACGCGAAGACAAACATAACTAATTATAATATCAAattttaaaatacatttaattagTTTATAACAATATAATAATTCACGCGAAGACAAACATAACTAATTATAATATCAAATTTTAGAATACATTTAATtagtttataatttagtaagtcGTGTCTTTTAATCGTTTCTTAATTTTATCAAATTTTAAAATACATGTAATCAGTTTATAATTTAGTAAATTATGTCTTTTAATCGTTTATTTCATAATATATGATTAATGATTTAGATACTTCTTTTactgtatattttttttttcaaacaggTTAGATAAGGCAATAGCATGTCAAAATGTAGAAAGGGTGGGTAGAATACTAGAATGACAACACACTTGCATACAAATTTTGGTGcatataaaaaatcaaaacaaaaagcTCTTATAATTGTTAGTATAAATTATTGAAAAGGAATAGTACCTAATAGCACTTGCATATTACCTAATCTATGTTTCATCAACTAAACTATTCTCCAATTGTCCTACTTGCAAAAAGCTTATTGTTGGGTTTTCCTTAATTATTTAAGTTTTGACCCCAAAGATTAATTAATTCAATATTCTTAACTTTTTAAATATTCATCAAATTTGTCATCTTAGTAAGTGAAAGATGAAGTGATGTACCTTTTGCAAGATCTTGAGTTCTTCACAAGCATTCCACTTCATCCTTTTGATTGCATACCACCTCCCATCAATACAACCCTTAAAAACAGACCCTTGGATCACACATCTTTCATCAAAACCATCTGTTGCATCATACAACTCTTCAATTGTATACACTTTATATTTATCCAAACAATCTGAAACATCTTCCATAAGACTAACTTTCACTTTAGTTTTCTTGTTTTCTACATCATATCTATTCTTTCCCACTCTTTTTTTCCATGAAGACTCTCTATATGCCCAAAAACCACccatcaaaaccaacataactcCACAAACTCCAAGTCCTATTCCCAAACCAATCACCTCCCCTTTTCTATCACTCTTTGAGTCCAATGAAACGTTAGTCGGGGGAGGCTGTGCGAGCTCGGGAAGCTGCGAAACCGGCACGAAAACGGTGTCCGAAGGCTTAAGATCATTACCATTTAATTCAACTATTGAGTTTTCTGTTGTCCCAAACCTTGAAGCAATGGAAGATATTGTGTCAAATGGTTCAAAAACATATGAAATAAGATAATTGACTCTATTTTGGAGTTGGGTTTGTGTTGGGCACTTGCAAAAGATTGGAAATATTACATCTTGACCTATGGAGAGGTTTGTAGGGACAAGTGTAGGATTGACAATCTCCACTGATTGGTAGGTTGTTAGGTTATGAAACAGGCTTGTGGACACAACATAAAAAGTGTCACCACTTTTAATTGTGTAGTTGATGCTAGCATAAGATAGATTTGTAGTAGTGTTCACTAAGTTGCATGTGCAAGTGAGTGGAACAAAGAGGGCTTGGTTAGGGGAAAGAGGTGAAGTTAGAGATGTTAAGTTGCTTGGTTTCGCGATCATGGGACGGGTTATGGAGAATAGATCGCTTATCGAAGCTAAGTCGAGTTGG
Coding sequences:
- the LOC110930981 gene encoding serine/threonine receptor-like kinase NFP — translated: MRFLLFFFLFLLHLHNFFQVSSSQTLTLPPNTTGYACNPNQTTPSCQTYAFFRAKGPDQLDLASISDLFSITRPMIAKPSNLTSLTSPLSPNQALFVPLTCTCNLVNTTTNLSYASINYTIKSGDTFYVVSTSLFHNLTTYQSVEIVNPTLVPTNLSIGQDVIFPIFCKCPTQTQLQNRVNYLISYVFEPFDTISSIASRFGTTENSIVELNGNDLKPSDTVFVPVSQLPELAQPPPTNVSLDSKSDRKGEVIGLGIGLGVCGVMLVLMGGFWAYRESSWKKRVGKNRYDVENKKTKVKVSLMEDVSDCLDKYKVYTIEELYDATDGFDERCVIQGSVFKGCIDGRWYAIKRMKWNACEELKILQKINHGNLVILEGFCIDSEDANCYLVYEYLENGSLYTRLHDSKSETLSWKQRLRIAVDIANGLQYIHEHTIPRVVHKDVKSSNILLDAQMRAKIANFGLAKSGCNAITMHIVGTQGYIAPEYLADGIVSTKMDVFSFGVILLELISGREAVDDEGKALWVEAYANFNGNDEKHKNMLKGFVDNVILKESCSMDGVMNVMAIAIACLHRDPSRRPSMVDIVYALCKSDDLFTDISDDGFSPRQVLAR